A stretch of Deltaproteobacteria bacterium DNA encodes these proteins:
- a CDS encoding NADH-quinone oxidoreductase subunit M: MEFLQGIPLLNERLLSVLTFVPFIGAALIFLFARSDNSARWAALVFTVVDFVLSIILVLAFKTGTHEMQFVERYKWIEALNIQYYMGIDGISVLFIFLTALVGWICVLASWSAIQTRVREFMIALLVLQGAMVGVFCALDFVLFYLFWEAMLIPMYLIIGVWGGPRRVYSAVKFFLYTLAGSVLLLVGIIALYYAGGKTFDIPVLMTVKYAFSFQAMCFILFFIAFAIKVPMFPFHTWLPDAHVEAPTAGSIILAGVLLKMGTYGFLRFLMPMFPEASHYFALPIIILSIIAIIYGAFLALAQEDMKKLIAYSSVSHMGFVTLGLFLFNKNAVEGAVLQMFNHGITSGALFLCVGIIYERTHTRMLKDYGWAARLVPFYAVFLFIFSLASLGFPGTNGFIGELLILIGAYAVWKFYLAILLVGVIVGAAYMLVMYKRVAFGANGHGDSHGGHGDSHGGGHHDSHGHKISDINLREFIALMGFMIFVVWVGLKPMGFLEIMHSSIDHLLGQVGASLPAEACEKIPAVAVDASKAVDAASTAATHVK, translated from the coding sequence GTGGAATTTTTACAGGGCATACCGCTTCTTAACGAAAGGCTTTTGAGCGTGCTGACGTTCGTGCCGTTTATCGGCGCGGCACTTATATTCCTCTTTGCCAGGAGCGATAATTCGGCAAGGTGGGCGGCACTCGTCTTTACCGTGGTGGATTTCGTCCTTTCCATAATCCTTGTGCTCGCCTTTAAGACCGGCACACATGAGATGCAGTTTGTCGAGAGATATAAGTGGATAGAGGCTCTCAATATCCAGTACTACATGGGCATCGACGGCATAAGCGTGCTCTTTATATTCCTCACCGCACTTGTCGGCTGGATATGCGTGCTTGCCTCATGGAGCGCCATACAGACGAGGGTAAGGGAGTTCATGATAGCGCTTCTGGTCCTTCAGGGCGCGATGGTCGGCGTGTTCTGCGCACTCGACTTTGTCCTCTTCTATCTATTCTGGGAGGCGATGCTAATCCCCATGTACCTTATAATAGGTGTTTGGGGAGGGCCGAGGCGCGTTTACTCGGCGGTTAAGTTCTTCCTCTATACGCTTGCCGGAAGCGTGCTCCTTCTTGTCGGCATCATTGCGCTCTACTATGCGGGCGGCAAGACCTTCGACATACCGGTACTGATGACGGTAAAGTACGCCTTCAGTTTCCAGGCGATGTGCTTCATACTCTTCTTTATCGCCTTTGCCATCAAGGTGCCGATGTTCCCGTTCCATACGTGGTTGCCTGATGCGCACGTCGAGGCCCCGACCGCCGGAAGTATCATCCTTGCCGGAGTGCTCCTTAAGATGGGCACATACGGGTTCCTTCGTTTCCTTATGCCGATGTTCCCGGAGGCCTCGCACTACTTTGCGCTTCCGATAATAATACTTTCTATTATAGCCATAATCTACGGGGCGTTCCTGGCCCTTGCCCAGGAAGACATGAAAAAGCTGATCGCCTATTCTAGCGTCAGCCACATGGGCTTTGTCACTCTCGGACTTTTCCTTTTTAACAAGAACGCGGTCGAGGGCGCTGTGCTTCAGATGTTTAATCACGGCATAACGAGCGGCGCGCTCTTCCTATGTGTTGGCATAATATACGAGCGTACTCACACGAGGATGCTCAAAGACTACGGCTGGGCCGCGCGCCTCGTGCCGTTCTACGCCGTGTTCCTCTTTATATTCTCGCTTGCCTCGCTCGGGTTCCCAGGCACCAACGGCTTCATAGGCGAGCTGTTGATACTGATTGGCGCGTACGCTGTGTGGAAGTTCTATCTTGCCATCCTCCTTGTCGGCGTAATAGTCGGCGCGGCGTATATGCTTGTCATGTACAAGCGCGTTGCTTTTGGCGCAAACGGCCACGGCGACAGCCACGGAGGCCACGGAGATTCGCACGGCGGCGGGCATCATGACTCGCACGGCCATAAGATAAGCGATATAAATTTAAGGGAGTTCATAGCCCTTATGGGTTTCATGATATTCGTTGTATGGGTGGGCTTAAAGCCCATGGGGTTCCTTGAGATAATGCACAGCTCAATTGACCATCTACTTGGGCAGGTCGGCGCTTCCCTGCCTGCCGAGGCGTGTGAAAAGATACCGGCTGTTGCGGTAGATGCGTCAAAGGCCGTTGACGCCGCAAGCACGGCCGCAACTCACGTGAAGTAA
- the nuoK gene encoding NADH-quinone oxidoreductase subunit NuoK produces MELTSTIPVGYCVALASVLFVIGAAGVLFRRNVIVMLMSIELMLNSVNINLVAFSHYLGDLRGQIFAVFTITVAAAEVAVALAILIALVRNRGIYNADDADTLKE; encoded by the coding sequence ATGGAATTGACATCCACTATACCGGTAGGATACTGCGTTGCGCTTGCCTCAGTGCTCTTTGTCATAGGGGCAGCGGGAGTGCTCTTTAGGCGTAACGTGATAGTGATGCTCATGTCGATAGAGCTCATGTTAAATTCCGTTAACATCAATCTCGTCGCGTTCTCGCATTATCTTGGCGATTTAAGAGGGCAGATATTTGCGGTATTCACGATAACCGTTGCCGCCGCTGAGGTCGCTGTTGCGCTGGCTATCCTCATCGCGCTTGTAAGAAATAGGGGCATCTATAACGCAGACGATGCCGATACTTTAAAGGAGTAG
- a CDS encoding NADH-quinone oxidoreductase subunit J, producing the protein MEKLFFFIFAFVAVVTALGVVTLRNPVHSALALMVCFFQVACIFVLLGSPFLAVVQIFIYVGAVMVLFLFAVMVLDMRKVLIERIASKGAWYAYILAPLVLIEFLFVAFGSSFDKLSIPAIKAEIEVEGLARALFTTYLLPFEAVSILLLAAMVGAIVLARKRWN; encoded by the coding sequence ATGGAAAAACTCTTTTTCTTCATATTCGCATTCGTGGCGGTGGTAACGGCCCTCGGTGTCGTGACGCTTAGGAACCCTGTGCACAGCGCCCTTGCGCTTATGGTCTGCTTTTTCCAGGTGGCCTGCATATTCGTGCTCCTTGGTTCTCCGTTTCTTGCCGTTGTGCAGATATTTATCTACGTAGGTGCGGTGATGGTGTTATTTCTCTTTGCCGTCATGGTGCTCGATATGAGAAAGGTGCTTATAGAGAGGATTGCGTCAAAGGGCGCGTGGTATGCCTATATACTTGCGCCGCTTGTTCTGATAGAGTTTCTGTTCGTTGCCTTCGGCTCGAGCTTCGATAAGCTCTCCATCCCGGCGATAAAGGCCGAGATAGAGGTCGAGGGCCTGGCAAGGGCGCTCTTTACGACGTATCTACTGCCATTCGAGGCTGTTTCGATACTGCTCCTTGCCGCGATGGTCGGGGCAATCGTTCTTGCGAGGAAAAGATGGAATTGA
- a CDS encoding NADH-quinone oxidoreductase subunit I encodes MMELIKKILFIDFIKGLTLTLAYNVSRSVTHRYPDEEKWIPYKRFRGMHTLNKNEKGQELCVACELCVKACPTRCITVVPMEDNSGRGIADRVPAVWKVDLVRCLFCGYCEDACPTTAVRMGREFELACFDRDTAVKHIDDLLKEQSIPQHFEGGVLVKAKLVKEKDGTIKVKAGDLWKQSDWWNKV; translated from the coding sequence ATGATGGAACTTATAAAGAAAATACTGTTCATAGACTTCATAAAAGGGCTTACGCTCACACTTGCGTACAACGTCTCGAGGAGCGTTACGCACCGTTATCCCGACGAGGAGAAGTGGATACCGTATAAGAGGTTTCGCGGCATGCACACCCTCAATAAGAACGAGAAGGGCCAGGAGCTCTGTGTGGCGTGCGAGCTCTGCGTGAAGGCGTGCCCCACGCGCTGTATAACGGTTGTGCCGATGGAGGATAACTCTGGTAGAGGCATAGCGGACAGGGTGCCTGCGGTGTGGAAGGTGGATCTCGTAAGATGCCTCTTCTGCGGGTACTGCGAGGACGCGTGCCCGACCACAGCCGTAAGGATGGGCAGGGAGTTCGAGCTTGCGTGCTTTGATAGAGACACCGCAGTTAAGCACATAGACGATCTTTTAAAAGAGCAGAGCATACCGCAGCACTTCGAGGGCGGCGTGCTTGTGAAGGCAAAGCTTGTAAAGGAAAAGGACGGCACGATAAAGGTAAAGGCCGGGGACCTCTGGAAGCAGTCAGATTGGTGGAACAAGGTATAA
- the nuoH gene encoding NADH-quinone oxidoreductase subunit NuoH: MQVLIDAINWSLVIDFAIIMVKIMVLVGVLFSLPMPLTWIERKVAGHIHARLGPFRVGPHGILQPLADTIKMLVKEILIPTKADKLIFIIAPFMAMVPIMMAMAVVPFGENVTIPFINKEITLSVSNMNVGVIYVLALSGLAVYGIIFGGWASNSKYALLGGLRSTAQMISYEVAMTFAVVGVVMLTNTLNLGDIVRAQGGGFWNWNVFYLPVGPIWFFIFLVAGIAEMNRIPFDLPEDEGVLAAGYNVEYSGMLFSFFMLAEYVALFSVSVFSVLFFFGGWQDPFAGILNFPIPIPPVFWFFVKIAAFIYFFMWLRFTIPRYRYDQLMTIGWKILIPLSLVTLLVTGIMRIYLS; this comes from the coding sequence ATGCAGGTCCTGATAGACGCCATAAACTGGTCGCTGGTCATTGACTTTGCCATAATCATGGTGAAGATAATGGTGCTTGTTGGCGTGCTGTTCTCTCTTCCGATGCCGCTTACCTGGATAGAGAGAAAGGTCGCGGGCCACATACACGCGAGGCTTGGTCCGTTCAGGGTAGGGCCGCACGGCATACTGCAGCCGCTTGCGGATACGATAAAGATGCTCGTTAAGGAAATACTCATACCGACAAAGGCCGATAAGCTGATATTCATTATAGCGCCGTTCATGGCAATGGTGCCGATAATGATGGCGATGGCTGTCGTGCCCTTTGGCGAGAACGTGACCATACCGTTCATAAATAAGGAAATCACCCTGTCTGTTTCGAACATGAACGTCGGCGTCATATACGTGCTTGCCCTCTCAGGGCTTGCGGTGTACGGCATAATTTTTGGCGGCTGGGCATCCAATTCGAAGTACGCGCTCCTTGGCGGACTTCGGAGCACTGCGCAGATGATTAGCTACGAAGTCGCCATGACCTTCGCAGTCGTAGGTGTTGTTATGCTCACAAACACGCTTAATCTTGGCGATATAGTAAGGGCGCAGGGCGGAGGCTTCTGGAACTGGAACGTGTTCTATCTGCCGGTAGGGCCGATATGGTTCTTCATATTCCTTGTTGCCGGCATAGCGGAGATGAACAGAATACCGTTCGACCTTCCCGAGGACGAGGGCGTTCTTGCGGCCGGGTATAACGTAGAATACAGCGGCATGCTTTTCTCCTTCTTCATGCTTGCCGAGTACGTGGCACTCTTCTCTGTTTCCGTTTTCTCGGTGCTATTTTTCTTCGGAGGATGGCAGGACCCGTTTGCGGGAATACTTAACTTCCCCATACCGATACCGCCGGTGTTCTGGTTCTTTGTAAAGATTGCGGCGTTCATATACTTCTTTATGTGGCTCAGGTTCACGATACCACGTTACCGTTATGACCAGCTGATGACGATTGGGTGGAAGATACTTATACCGCTTTCACTTGTTACGCTGCTCGTAACCGGAATTATGAGGATATACCTTAGCTAA
- a CDS encoding cyclic nucleotide-binding domain-containing protein, which yields MGAIDIKSLGKVPFFVDLEDKELEVVAKLLHEKSYKTGDKIFSDAEDGESLYILKKGEVKACKTAADGELFTLTLMKEGEIFGEMSFLDGRPRSATIIAVTDIEVYTIERKEFEAIVEKHPWVVYKLMRSVVFTVHSIVRGMNMRYMDMLNYMWGRKR from the coding sequence ATGGGCGCGATAGACATAAAAAGCCTCGGCAAGGTGCCGTTCTTCGTTGATCTCGAAGACAAGGAACTCGAGGTCGTAGCGAAGCTTCTTCACGAGAAGTCGTACAAGACAGGGGATAAGATATTTAGCGATGCCGAAGACGGAGAGAGCCTGTATATACTCAAGAAGGGCGAGGTAAAGGCCTGTAAGACAGCGGCAGACGGCGAGCTCTTTACGCTGACCCTCATGAAGGAAGGCGAGATATTCGGCGAGATGAGCTTTCTTGACGGAAGACCGAGGTCTGCGACCATCATCGCCGTGACCGACATCGAGGTCTATACGATTGAGAGAAAAGAGTTCGAGGCGATAGTCGAGAAGCATCCGTGGGTGGTCTACAAGCTCATGAGGAGCGTTGTATTTACCGTGCATTCGATAGTGCGCGGCATGAACATGAGGTACATGGATATGCTAAATTACATGTGGGGAAGGAAGAGATAG
- the nuoG gene encoding NADH-quinone oxidoreductase subunit NuoG, with protein MITLKVNGKEVTVNDGTLILDAAKEAGVTIPTFCYQAKLSGLGSCRMCIIEIGGQKKLQPSCITPVIPGMEVFTHSPQVVSARAAMLEFLLSNHAFDCPVCDKAGECELQDMVFEHGPRKGSYSETKRVFHEKDYVLSPVIVKNSNRCVQCMRCVRACDEIVGRGVLGALGRGSGQEMTSFLKTQLDCDHCGMCIEVCPCGCFMRKPYRYTARPWDLKGVKSVCPYCATGCRITVEERAGTAVRSIAKEGAGFNDKLLCARGRFGFDFVNSTKRITTPLLKKNGIFEPITWEEAYSVMQRNIKTASGEKTGVIASARLTNEELYLLQKVARTTLKTANIDSASRWSEAASAAFMHAVEVSGKAVTAYGCMDQAAIFILGSQISDENPVTDYIVRIMSNARRKNIIIASPRGMKLDRSAMLTLRHAPARLGALILGVCAAIKEEGADKFAGIKGVDLLGGKTVDSLAKEAGVSSDDVKGAAKRLKASETIALMAGIDMMRNSDGINEMQLLKDMLKVLKKDVRVMPLLDRTNQRGAWDMGVHPAFGPGYSDVSSKGLGAEGLMKKAASEGLDMLYVVGEDVVASYPGAALVKEALKKIKFLVVQDVFMTETAKAADLVLPGAMFVEKNGTVTSQEGRVQRINMLRKPAGEAKDDLEIIAAIGGMAMGGAEFSSDADAVLSEIEKTVTRYSGAAAGVETTEGFLLGDSDAGQAKQASAPKMKETEIIDGAPLRPYHLVTGNHLYYSGTLTAHSKVIGSFISGPVVEMAASEAKKLGLNPGDEIEVTGAEGVKAVFSLRVNSGTRPDVVFVPENYADSPANMFFEAGIGAPRVSVAPRRK; from the coding sequence ATGATTACGTTAAAGGTAAACGGCAAAGAGGTCACGGTAAACGACGGCACTCTTATCCTGGACGCGGCGAAGGAAGCAGGCGTCACCATCCCGACGTTTTGCTATCAGGCAAAGCTTTCCGGGCTTGGTTCCTGCAGGATGTGCATCATAGAGATCGGTGGCCAGAAGAAGCTTCAGCCCTCCTGTATTACGCCTGTCATCCCTGGCATGGAGGTCTTTACGCATTCGCCGCAGGTCGTAAGTGCGCGTGCCGCGATGCTCGAGTTTCTCCTTAGCAACCATGCCTTCGATTGCCCTGTGTGCGATAAGGCAGGCGAGTGCGAGCTTCAGGATATGGTATTCGAGCACGGCCCGAGAAAGGGCAGCTACAGCGAAACAAAGAGGGTGTTCCATGAGAAGGATTACGTTTTAAGCCCGGTAATAGTTAAGAACTCGAACCGCTGCGTGCAGTGCATGAGGTGTGTTAGGGCTTGCGACGAAATAGTTGGTAGAGGCGTACTCGGCGCGCTTGGGCGCGGAAGCGGCCAGGAGATGACGAGCTTTCTTAAAACCCAGCTCGACTGCGACCACTGCGGCATGTGTATCGAGGTCTGCCCGTGCGGCTGCTTTATGCGTAAACCCTACCGCTACACGGCAAGGCCGTGGGACTTAAAGGGCGTAAAGAGCGTTTGCCCGTACTGCGCGACCGGGTGCCGCATAACCGTTGAGGAGAGGGCAGGCACGGCCGTAAGAAGCATTGCCAAAGAGGGCGCCGGTTTTAACGACAAGCTCCTTTGCGCGAGAGGCCGCTTTGGTTTCGATTTCGTAAACAGCACCAAGCGCATTACAACGCCGCTTCTTAAGAAAAACGGCATATTCGAGCCCATTACGTGGGAAGAAGCGTATTCGGTGATGCAGCGCAATATAAAGACCGCCTCAGGCGAAAAGACAGGCGTCATAGCTTCTGCAAGGCTAACTAACGAGGAGCTCTACCTTTTGCAAAAGGTTGCGAGAACAACGCTTAAGACCGCCAATATAGATTCGGCATCGCGCTGGAGCGAGGCCGCTTCTGCTGCTTTCATGCACGCGGTAGAGGTATCCGGGAAGGCCGTGACGGCGTACGGGTGCATGGATCAGGCGGCGATATTCATACTGGGCTCGCAGATATCGGATGAGAACCCGGTCACGGATTATATAGTCCGTATCATGTCGAATGCGAGGAGAAAGAACATCATCATCGCCTCGCCGCGCGGCATGAAGCTCGACAGGTCCGCGATGCTGACGCTTCGTCACGCTCCGGCAAGGCTTGGCGCTCTTATACTCGGCGTATGCGCAGCTATTAAAGAAGAAGGCGCCGATAAGTTCGCGGGCATAAAGGGCGTTGATTTGTTAGGTGGAAAGACCGTTGATTCTCTTGCCAAGGAAGCAGGCGTCAGCTCAGATGATGTAAAAGGCGCGGCAAAGAGGCTCAAGGCCTCAGAGACGATCGCTCTCATGGCCGGTATCGATATGATGAGGAACTCGGACGGCATAAATGAGATGCAGCTTCTAAAGGATATGCTGAAAGTTCTTAAGAAGGATGTCCGCGTGATGCCGCTTCTCGACAGGACCAACCAGAGGGGCGCGTGGGATATGGGCGTGCATCCGGCCTTTGGCCCGGGATATTCGGATGTTTCTTCAAAAGGGCTCGGAGCAGAAGGGCTTATGAAGAAGGCCGCTTCGGAAGGTCTCGACATGCTCTATGTCGTTGGCGAGGATGTTGTAGCATCTTACCCAGGGGCAGCGCTTGTTAAGGAAGCCCTTAAAAAGATAAAGTTCCTTGTTGTGCAGGATGTGTTCATGACAGAGACGGCCAAGGCCGCTGATCTTGTTCTTCCGGGCGCGATGTTTGTTGAGAAAAACGGCACTGTCACGAGCCAGGAGGGCAGGGTTCAGCGCATAAACATGTTAAGAAAACCTGCAGGCGAGGCAAAGGACGACCTTGAGATAATTGCCGCAATAGGCGGCATGGCAATGGGCGGCGCGGAGTTCTCATCCGATGCAGACGCAGTGCTCTCGGAGATAGAAAAGACGGTTACGAGGTACTCGGGCGCTGCCGCCGGCGTTGAGACAACCGAGGGATTTTTGCTTGGCGATTCGGATGCGGGGCAGGCAAAGCAGGCCAGCGCGCCGAAGATGAAGGAGACCGAGATTATAGACGGCGCCCCTTTAAGGCCCTATCATCTTGTGACAGGCAACCATCTTTATTATTCAGGCACTCTTACGGCGCATTCAAAGGTCATAGGGAGCTTTATCTCAGGCCCTGTTGTAGAGATGGCGGCCTCCGAGGCCAAGAAGCTTGGGCTTAACCCAGGCGATGAAATAGAGGTTACGGGCGCAGAAGGCGTTAAGGCGGTTTTTTCCTTGAGGGTAAACAGCGGCACGAGACCCGATGTGGTGTTCGTGCCGGAGAATTACGCGGATAGTCCTGCGAACATGTTTTTTGAGGCGGGTATCGGCGCGCCGCGCGTAAGTGTGGCGCCAAGGCGCAAATGA
- the nuoF gene encoding NADH-quinone oxidoreductase subunit NuoF, which produces MEPVLLKNLNNPNAYKLSVYEAGGGYKALALALKKNPDELIQLMKDSGLRGRGGAGFPTGLKWSFVPKDFTGPKYLCCNADEGEPGTYKDRGIMDNDPHLLVEGMIIASYALGAVASYIYIRGEFAFGAKRLEAAIDEAYKKGYLGKNILGTGFSHDMYVHRGFGAYICGEETALLESIEGLRGQPRKKPPFPALAGLYAKPTVINNVETLACVPAIVEKGVAWFKSMGPEKSPGPKIFCVSGHVKKPGLFELPMGTPVRDIIFKHCGGMREGRKFKAVIPGGVSAPLLTEKDLDTPMDFDSLAAKGSMLGSGAVVVMDDSTCMVKASYIITRFFSHESCGKCTPCREGTIWLTKILKRLEHNEGTMADVEELERICNNIFGRTFCPLGDGAVMALRGFMKNFREEFVHHAEHKKCMVEGGYEL; this is translated from the coding sequence ATGGAACCGGTACTTCTTAAAAATCTGAATAACCCGAATGCCTATAAGCTTTCCGTGTACGAGGCCGGAGGCGGGTATAAGGCGTTGGCGCTCGCGTTAAAGAAGAACCCGGATGAGCTTATCCAGCTCATGAAGGACTCGGGGCTTCGCGGACGCGGCGGCGCAGGCTTCCCCACAGGGCTTAAGTGGAGCTTTGTGCCAAAGGACTTTACCGGGCCAAAGTACCTCTGCTGTAACGCCGACGAGGGTGAGCCGGGCACGTACAAGGACAGAGGCATTATGGACAACGACCCGCATCTTCTTGTAGAGGGGATGATAATCGCAAGCTATGCGCTCGGGGCCGTTGCGTCGTACATATACATCAGGGGCGAGTTCGCATTCGGAGCAAAGAGGCTCGAGGCCGCTATAGATGAGGCGTATAAAAAGGGTTATCTCGGTAAAAATATACTCGGAACCGGCTTCTCGCACGACATGTACGTGCACAGAGGCTTTGGCGCTTACATATGCGGCGAGGAAACCGCGCTTCTCGAATCTATCGAAGGGTTAAGAGGCCAGCCGAGAAAGAAGCCGCCGTTCCCGGCCCTTGCCGGCCTTTACGCAAAGCCGACGGTCATAAATAACGTCGAAACGCTTGCCTGCGTGCCTGCAATCGTTGAAAAGGGTGTAGCATGGTTCAAGAGCATGGGCCCGGAGAAAAGCCCGGGGCCAAAGATTTTCTGCGTAAGCGGACATGTTAAAAAGCCGGGTCTTTTCGAGCTTCCGATGGGCACGCCCGTAAGGGACATCATATTCAAGCACTGCGGCGGTATGAGAGAGGGCCGTAAGTTCAAGGCCGTGATACCGGGCGGAGTTTCCGCGCCGCTGCTTACGGAAAAAGATTTGGACACTCCGATGGACTTCGATTCTCTGGCCGCAAAGGGCAGCATGCTTGGCAGCGGCGCAGTGGTCGTTATGGACGACTCTACATGCATGGTCAAGGCCTCGTACATCATAACAAGGTTTTTTAGCCACGAGTCCTGCGGCAAGTGCACGCCGTGTCGCGAAGGGACCATCTGGCTGACAAAGATATTAAAGAGGCTCGAGCACAATGAAGGCACCATGGCCGATGTCGAAGAGCTCGAGCGCATTTGCAACAATATTTTCGGACGCACGTTCTGCCCGCTTGGCGACGGAGCCGTAATGGCGCTAAGAGGGTTTATGAAAAACTTCAGGGAAGAGTTCGTCCACCATGCCGAGCATAAGAAGTGCATGGTAGAGGGCGGATACGAACTATGA
- the nuoE gene encoding NADH-quinone oxidoreductase subunit NuoE: MLSKDAIEKIDKIIAKYANKKSACMPAMQVVQAEKGHLTKEDMADIAAYLGIEPVDVHEVGAFYTMYNVEKPVGKYHVQVCRNISCSLLGAEHIVKHIEARLGIKTGQTTADKKFTLSTVECLGSCGTAPMMQVNDDFHENLTPGGVDEILNGLK, encoded by the coding sequence ATGCTGTCAAAAGACGCCATAGAGAAGATAGATAAGATAATCGCCAAGTACGCCAATAAAAAGAGCGCGTGCATGCCGGCGATGCAGGTGGTGCAGGCTGAAAAGGGCCACCTCACAAAAGAGGACATGGCCGATATCGCCGCGTACCTCGGCATCGAGCCCGTGGACGTGCACGAAGTAGGCGCGTTCTATACAATGTATAATGTGGAGAAGCCCGTTGGGAAGTATCACGTTCAGGTGTGCCGTAACATATCATGCTCGCTTCTTGGCGCAGAGCACATAGTAAAGCATATCGAAGCAAGGCTTGGCATAAAGACAGGTCAGACGACAGCGGATAAGAAGTTCACGCTCTCGACGGTTGAGTGCCTTGGAAGCTGCGGCACGGCGCCGATGATGCAGGTAAACGACGATTTCCACGAGAACCTCACGCCCGGCGGGGTCGATGAGATCTTGAACGGACTTAAGTAG
- the nuoD gene encoding NADH dehydrogenase (quinone) subunit D has protein sequence MARKLNTDEPIETKALTLSLGPQHPSSHGVLHLILDVQGETVLRADPDIGYLHRGTEKIAENIYYHQFVPYTDRLDYWCGMSNNLAYVQTVEKLLGIDIPERAKYIRVIAAELARLTGHLTCVGAWGVDLGAMTILLYAMRERELVLDLFEMMCGARVTNTYMRVGGVRYDVTDAFKERCGRFCKIMKEKLDEYDRLLTGNRIWVARNKGVGILSAEDAIDFGVGGPVLRASGVDFDIRRDEPYLVYDRLKFDVPLGAAGDCFDRYTVRMEEMRQAVRIIEQCLTDMPSGPVTVDMPEIVPPPKKDVYKNMESLIHHFKYVSDGFKVPKGEAYSAVESPKGELGFYIVSDGTEKPFRLKARVPSFCNLQVTDFLSRNSYLADVIAIISSLDPVFGECDK, from the coding sequence ATGGCAAGGAAACTTAACACAGACGAGCCGATAGAGACAAAGGCCCTTACTCTAAGCCTCGGGCCGCAGCACCCGTCCTCGCACGGAGTGCTTCACCTGATACTCGATGTGCAGGGAGAGACCGTGCTTCGCGCCGACCCTGATATCGGGTATTTGCACCGCGGCACGGAGAAGATAGCCGAGAATATCTACTACCACCAGTTCGTGCCCTATACCGACAGGCTCGACTACTGGTGCGGCATGAGCAACAACCTTGCCTATGTGCAAACGGTTGAGAAGCTGCTTGGCATAGACATCCCCGAGCGCGCAAAGTACATACGCGTCATAGCAGCCGAGCTTGCCCGCTTGACAGGGCACCTTACATGTGTGGGCGCGTGGGGCGTTGACCTTGGCGCAATGACGATACTTCTCTACGCGATGAGGGAGAGAGAGCTTGTGCTCGACCTCTTCGAGATGATGTGCGGCGCGCGCGTTACCAACACATACATGAGGGTCGGCGGCGTGCGTTACGACGTAACCGACGCCTTTAAAGAGCGCTGCGGACGTTTTTGCAAGATAATGAAGGAAAAGCTCGACGAGTATGACAGGCTCCTTACGGGTAACAGGATCTGGGTTGCGAGAAATAAGGGTGTGGGCATACTTTCGGCAGAGGACGCCATAGACTTCGGCGTTGGAGGGCCGGTACTCAGGGCAAGCGGCGTTGATTTCGATATAAGAAGGGACGAGCCGTATCTTGTTTACGACAGGCTTAAGTTTGATGTGCCGCTTGGCGCAGCCGGCGACTGCTTCGACCGCTACACCGTGAGGATGGAGGAGATGCGCCAGGCCGTGCGCATAATAGAGCAGTGCCTTACCGATATGCCATCAGGCCCGGTCACCGTGGACATGCCCGAGATTGTGCCGCCTCCAAAGAAGGACGTTTATAAGAACATGGAGTCGCTCATCCACCATTTTAAATACGTCTCCGACGGGTTCAAGGTCCCAAAGGGCGAGGCGTACTCGGCAGTTGAGTCGCCAAAGGGCGAGCTCGGGTTCTACATAGTAAGTGATGGAACGGAGAAGCCCTTCAGGCTAAAGGCCAGGGTGCCGAGTTTCTGTAACCTCCAGGTAACTGATTTTCTAAGCCGCAATAGTTACCTTGCCGACGTGATAGCGATCATATCGAGCCTCGACCCTGTGTTTGGCGAGTGCGATAAATAA
- a CDS encoding NADH-quinone oxidoreductase subunit C, with product MQEHLKNSVIDKVKARFGTAVKDVVWYAGELTVTVDKDAIVGVSSYLKNEPDIKMSYLSDISVVDNMPRVPRFDISYHLLSIDKKSRMRVKIAVGDGEKAATVTSVWRSANWYERENYDMFGIVFEGHPDPRRIYLAEDWEGYPLRKDYPLKGYKDQYNPFGEEKKK from the coding sequence ATGCAGGAGCATCTTAAAAATTCGGTCATAGATAAGGTAAAAGCCCGCTTCGGCACGGCCGTAAAGGATGTTGTGTGGTATGCGGGCGAGCTTACCGTAACCGTTGACAAGGACGCGATAGTCGGCGTTTCGAGCTATCTAAAGAACGAGCCCGACATCAAGATGAGCTATCTTAGCGATATAAGTGTCGTAGACAACATGCCGAGGGTCCCGCGTTTCGACATCTCCTACCACCTTCTTTCCATCGACAAGAAGTCCAGGATGAGGGTGAAGATAGCCGTAGGTGACGGCGAGAAGGCAGCGACCGTTACGTCGGTATGGCGCTCAGCCAACTGGTACGAGAGAGAGAACTACGACATGTTCGGCATCGTGTTCGAGGGGCATCCTGACCCAAGGCGCATTTACCTGGCCGAGGACTGGGAAGGCTATCCTTTGAGAAAGGATTATCCGCTAAAGGGTTATAAGGACCAGTACAACCCGTTTGGCGAGGAGAAAAAGAAGTAA